The sequence TCTGGAGGATTCTGACCTAAAGAAGTCTGATATTGATGAGATTGTTCTTGTGGGTGGCTCTACTCGCATCCCCAAAATACAGCAACTAGTTAAAGAGTTCTTCAATGGGAAGGAGCCTTCTCGTGGCATTAACCCAGACGAGGCCGTAGCCTACGGTGCAGCTGTCCAGGCTGGCGTTCTCTCTGGGGACCAAGATACAGGTAATGAGACCTTCACTCTCTTCAAGAGAGCGCTGACTGAACAGTGGGCATCACTTATGACAGATGTAGTAGGACTCCTTTTCCAGTCCTGACGTTCTGTGCCTCTGAGGGCTCAGGATCCTGTTTGCAGTGATGAGATGTTGTTCCTTTCAGGCTGAAGTCATGTGAGTCTTAACCCTTGATCTGTTGCAGGTGACTTGGTGTTGCTTGATGTCTGTCCTCTGACACTTGGCATCGAGACCGTTGGAGGTGTGATGACTAAACTCATCCCAAGAAACACTGTTGTTCCCACAAAGAAGTCTCAGATCTTCTCCACAGCTTCTGACAATCAGCCAACTGTGACAATCAAGGTCTATGAAGGTGAGTGTCCCCTGTGGTGGGCCATGTTGACAGCTGGGATCTGTCTGTAGGATGTTGGTGCTTGCTGCTGCCTTACCACAAAGGCTGCAGATACTTCTAGATTGGTTATGGGTATCTCCTTACGGAGAAGAGCTTGGTAACAGTGTTGGTGCTCTGATGCTGCTCTGATCAGGCTTCTTGACCTGCATCAAAAgctgttactatttttttttttctctcaaatgtgtctgtctgtggttctgttctgcagagctctgcagagtaGGAAGTATCTAGACAGATGTCGGGTTGAAATGAAAACCTTGCCTTTAAAAAGTGTGTAGTTTGTGTTCTCATAAAGTACAAACCACAGCTGGGAAAGAAACTATCTAATTGTGTCTTCCAGGTGAGCGTCCCCTCACCAAGGATAACCATCTTCTGGGAACGTTTGATCTCACTGGAATCCCTCCTGCCCCTCGTGGTGTCCCCCAGATCGAAGTGACCTTTGAAATAGATGTGAACGGAATCCTCCGTGTCACAGCTGAGGACAAGGGCACTGGGAACAAGAACAAGATCACAATCACAAATGACCAGAATCGGCTGACGCCAGAGGAGATTGAGAGGATGGTTAATGATGCTGAGAAGTTTGCAGAGGAAGACAAGAAGCTCAAAGAACGCATTGATGCCCGGAACGAGCTGGAAAGCTATGCCTATTCTCTGAAAAACCAGATTGGGGACAAAGAGAAGCTGGGTGGAAAGCTGTCATCTGAAGACAAGGAAACAATCGAGAAAGTGGTAGAGGAAAAGATTGAGTGGCTGGAGAGCCATCAGGATGCAGACATTGAAGacttcaaagcaaaaaagaaggagctggaggaagtTGTTCAGCCAATCGTTAGCAAGCTCTACGGCAGCGCGGGCCCTCCCCCGGGTGAAGAGGAAGCAGGAGAGAAGGACGAGTTGTAGATACGGGCATCTGCGGATGtcgtgtgtgtatatattggACTCAAGAACACTTGTTTAAAATATCGAACTCTTAACTTGGAATGTACCTTTGGATCTTCACTTGTGAGTGGAGCTGGAACCGCTAGCCCGAAGTGGCTCTACACTGCTTTTCGTTAGCAGTTGCTTGATgtctggggagggaaggggagcagggggggagTGTAAATGCACAATGGGGTTAGAAGTATTGGCAGCAGAAGCGTTCTATTTAACAGCTCGGTCATGTGAATTTGGTGTAGAACTTTTCTACCTGAAGTGACCACAATAAATTTGTTATTTACACCGGGCTCTGTCGTagcctgtgttttctgttaCCTCCTTACAGCAGCTCCTTCTGACCCGTGTGTGGATGATGCCTCAGCGGTGAGATCGCAGCCCTTCGCGTCAGCCTTCCATGGGATCGTGTGAACTGTCACCGTGCTGACACCCCCTCCAGGGCTCTGCCTTTGGGCTGCTGGGGGTGGTCTCGTGTGCAGCTTCACTACAGCTTGTGCATCTCTGGCTGGAGAGGCAGGTTagtgagcagagctgcagcagagctctgatGCTGCAACCTTAAATGCAAAGCATGTGAGGGAGAGGAGACAGATTTAACTACAACTCCCTGCAGTATTAAAACTTCAGGAGCTTTATTAGTCTCACATGAGACAACACACCACTTTTTCTGAAGACTGAAACAAGTCTACAtctaatacattttctttttaaaaaaaaaaaagcctcattgGAACTTGGTCTTTTTATTTGACCATGATCCTTGCCTGATCCAGGGGATTAGAGAAGAAATTGAACTGAGAACAGAAGGAGCTTTTGTGGTGCCTGCTCTAATACCTCCTTAAAACCACTCAGCGCTTTACATTTTCCCTAGCATGGGgacaatttttttctggttttcattcaCTCATTCTCAAAATAGTAAAAGCTAAAACTCAAACCATCCCCCCACAAACCTTTGTTTCCAGCAAAGCCTGTGGCTTTGCAGAGAGGTGTTTGTTCCCCTGGAAAGCAGCCCCCAGTCAAGGGACAGACGCTGACGccgctctgcagctgctgcctgcctgggggAATGCTGTacctgctgtgagcagggctGCGTACAGAGACAGCACCTCTGCCTCAGGGGTGTGTTAGCTCAGGGCTGTCCAGTTGAGGGCAAGAATTTTATTGGAAAGAACTAACTTAATCTCAGGGGACTATAAAAACAGCCTAGAAAAGGCTGGGGCCGTGCTACTCAACCAGGCTCACGAGGCAGTCCCTGTACATTTCCCCCTGGGTGTCCATCCCACCAAACACCAACAGCAGATGCATGACTGTGCCTTCAGCGCCTCCATCCTCCTCTTGGCTCCTTGGGGGGGGTCCAGCCATGTCGCCCGCTGACTCAGCCGACTCCTTCCCAGCCCTCCAGGGAACAACACACATGGCGTGGTCCAGTCTCCCAGCGGGCAGAGGGGAATCAAACTGTAGGAGTGtccactgctgcttctctgcgGTGCAAACATACACATTTGTGTCTTTAAATATAGCTCCACAGACTCCAAAAGCCCCCTGGGACAGCGGCGTCGTTAACTAGATGAGTTCTCAACATTAGAGCATTCAGTCTTGTACCAGTGTAACTCCAGTGCAATGACACTGACTGCCAGGGGGACGCAGCCCAGGAACCAAGGGGGTAATACTGACATTTACTGTGGCACAGCTGAGAGGTCTCCCTACCTGTGTGATACTTGTATGTAGTATCTAGTGTTCCCTCTGGACCTATTCCACCAAAAATGTACAAGTGGTCTTTAAACACAGCTGAGGAGTGGGATGCCCGTCCTCCCGGCACGTCACCAGTGGCTGGTATCTTAACCCATCTCATGTCATCTGTTGGAGAAAAAGAACACGTCTGTGGTTATGCATTATAAAAAAACCAGcaagttttgttgttttaatcaAATAGGGTAATATTTTAAGCACTCAAGACTGATCTTTTAGAGAAAAGGTCCCCCAAAATCAAAACACATCACACCAGCTATTTCTCTGCGGGACCTACATCCATACTTACTTATATCAACGTAGAACAGATCATTGTAAAAAGTATCTCCAGCTAAACCTCCGTGGATGAAGAGTTTGGTCCCAACTGCAACCACAACATGTCCGTGCCGAGGAGAGGGGGGATCACCGTGAGTGTCTGGCTGGGACCAGGTCAAGGTGGCTAAAAACGGGAGTACAATGCGTTAGGAAGAAAACTCTGGAAGCTCTGCAAACCAGTGACCCCAGAGCCGTGCTGAGGCTTCCTAAGGAAGTGCCTCCAGTGGAGCCAGGGAAGAGTTAATGCCATATTATAAAGTGCAGGCACCCTCTGATGGAGCTCGGTGTGCTGCTTGGGTCACCCAGCAGCAGGAAAGGTTAATTCAAACTGGAAAGCAAACCCTTTCTGGCGCACCCAGGGCTGTAAGCACGAACGGGACAGCTCCGACAGGACAGGAGCAGCACAGGACGATGTCCCCACGCAAAGGAATCAGCTGTTGGGCAAACGTGACAAACCACTCCCACAGCGTTTCTCACCCCAGAGCTTTACACTGCCGTTTTGGCCCAAATTCCCAGTGACTACACGAAGGTAAGCGCACATTAACAGCAAGAAACCTCCACCCGTCCGTTTAAACATGTAGCCAAAGCAGGGGCCCGACGTTTCCATGTCCTGGATTGAACCTGAACCGCAGACTTCCCGCTCAGCAGAGGATGGGCTCCACTGTTCAGCATAACGGCCCTTTACGTGTCCAGAGGTACCTGTGTCAAACACGTGAAGCTGCTGGTCTTTAACCGGTTCTGCTCCTTTATCTCCCCCTCCGAACACGTACAGACGGTCTCCCACAGCTGCTGAGGAGGTGTGAAACGTCCTCGGCTGCGGCTGAACACCCCTCACTTCAGGACTCTCCCAGGTTCCTATTTCTAATTAAGACATTTGATTAACAAAGGAATCAACTTGGTAACAGCAAACACACTCCGCTCCCCCTCCCAAGTGACAGCCGCCGTGCAGGAGCCTGGCAGCGGCCGGCACGCCGGGTCCTCGGGCACTCACCCAGGTCCAGCACCTGGACGCAGCTCCGGTTCCCCGCCGGGTGGGCGCCGCCGAAGACCCAGAGGCGcggggggccggcggcgggcaggaAGGTGGCGTGCTCGTAGCGCGGCCGCAGCCCGCTCCAGCCTGCCGCGACCCAGCGGTGCGCGCCTGCGGGCGGAGGAGAGCGCGGTCGGCAGCGGTCCGGTGGCCCCACGcccgccctgcccggcccggccctcaCCCAGCTCCACGAAGTGGGCGTCCGCGAAGGCTCCGGCGGGGTCGGCGCCGCCCAGGACGAGGAcgcggccggggccgccgcccggCAGGAAGAGGCAGCCATGGCCCACGCGCCCGCGGGGCCGGTCACCGCGCAGCGACAGCCGGTACCTGCGGGAAGCGAGGGGCAGCGTTCAGCCGC is a genomic window of Nyctibius grandis isolate bNycGra1 chromosome 16, bNycGra1.pri, whole genome shotgun sequence containing:
- the RABEPK gene encoding rab9 effector protein with kelch motifs translates to MGPRVLPLLEPGRRPQPRKWYRLSLRGDRPRGRVGHGCLFLPGGGPGRVLVLGGADPAGAFADAHFVELGAHRWVAAGWSGLRPRYEHATFLPAAGPPRLWVFGGAHPAGNRSCVQVLDLEIGTWESPEVRGVQPQPRTFHTSSAAVGDRLYVFGGGDKGAEPVKDQQLHVFDTATLTWSQPDTHGDPPSPRHGHVVVAVGTKLFIHGGLAGDTFYNDLFYVDINDMRWVKIPATGDVPGGRASHSSAVFKDHLYIFGGIGPEGTLDTTYKYHTEKQQWTLLQFDSPLPAGRLDHAMCVVPWRAGKESAESAGDMAGPPPRSQEEDGGAEGTVMHLLLVFGGMDTQGEMYRDCLVSLVE